Proteins co-encoded in one Apteryx mantelli isolate bAptMan1 chromosome 4, bAptMan1.hap1, whole genome shotgun sequence genomic window:
- the LOC136991779 gene encoding olfactory receptor 5J3-like, which translates to MAEGNHTVVTEFILLGFTDNLRLQVLLFMVFLLIYLFTVAGNLGMIVLILINPRLHTPMYFFISSLSFLDVSYSTIIIPSTLMTFVAERKTISYTACAAQLFLFGIAVTGECCLLAVMAYDRFIAICNPLLYPVIMSRRFCIFLVCGSYFMSCVNATVQTTFIFRLSFCNSNIINHFFCDVPPILKLSCSDTYITHLVHFTCDAVLVTSTILLIVISYICIGVTIHKIKSDKGRHKAFSTCASHVTAVTVFYGTGSFMYLRPSSKYTVEHDKIISVFYTLVIPMLNPMIYSLRNKEVKEALRRTIARLYCSPGKQQRCRTPSRTERK; encoded by the coding sequence ATGGCAGAAGGGAATCACACTGTGGTGACGGAATTTATCTTGTTGGGCTTCACAGACAACCTGAGGTTGCAAGTCCTCctcttcatggtgtttctactGATCTATCTGTTCACCGTAGCAGGAAATCTAGGGATGATTGTGCTCATCCTAATCAACCCCaggctccacacccccatgtacttcttcatcaGCAGCCTTTCCTTCTTAGATGTCAGCTACTCCACCATCATTATACCCAGCACTCTGATGACCTTTGTGGCAGAGAGAAAAACCATATCGTACACAGCGTGTGCAGCTCAGCTCTTCCTGTTCGGCATTGCAGTGACAGGAGAATGCTGCCTCCTGGCCGTGATGGCGTATGACCGGTTCATAGCCATCTGCAACCCCTTGCTTTACCCTGTCATTATGTCCAGGAGGTTCTGCATATTCCTTGTGTGCGGCTCCTACTTCATGAGCTGTGTGAATGCAACTGTCCAGACGACATTTATATTCCGCTTGTCCTTCTGCAATTCCAACATCATCAACCATTTCTTCTGCGATGTGCCCCCcatcctcaaactctcctgctctgacacttaCATCACTCATCTTGTCCATTTCACCTGCGATGCTGTGCTTGTCACCTCCACTATCCTCCTCATTGTCATCTCCTACATATGCATCGGGGTCACCATCCACAAGATTAAAtctgacaaaggcagacacaaagctttctccacctgtgcttcccatgtgACTGCTGTTACCGTGTTCTATGGGACAGGCTCCTTCATGTACTTAAGGCCCAGTTCAAAATACACTGTGGAGCACGACAAGATCATCTCTGTGTTTTATACCCTGGTAATTCCCATGCTGAACCCTAtgatttacagcctgaggaacaaggaggtcaaaGAAGCCCTTCGAAGGACAATAGCAAGGCTGTATTGCTCTCCAGGAAAGCAACAGAGATGCAGGACTCCAAGCAGAACTGAGAGAAAATGA